DNA from Phragmites australis chromosome 16, lpPhrAust1.1, whole genome shotgun sequence:
CCATTACCCAATAACGAGTCATGAACCAGGTTGAAACAAACACCCATACTGGTATGGATTACCCCTACGCAATCTGCTTACGTTACAATACCCGAACCAAACAACAGCTAAATTTCCTCCAACAAAGGTACAATAGCAAGAGGTTGACCTTCTGGCATCTAGATAACTCGCTCAATCCCATAACAATAGCCTTCCATATTTAGGTGATTATTTCTTTTGAACCACAATCTCTTCTCAGGACTACTCTTTAAATACCACAAGATTTTGTAGATTGCCTCAATTGTTGCAATCAGGGAAGTTCACCTCTGACCCTTGTACTCTCCAATTTTAAAGTTAATATATACTTCAATCCTAAAAAAACCACTACTAGGGTCATGGCATTGTGTTACACACATAAATCAAATGTCCCACGAGTCTTTAATATTTCTCTTTATCTACTAGACCTCCAAATTGAGCACATCTTGGGCTTCTGCTCAATTGATGTAGAATCTAGATGACATCCATGCATATGATCCGTCTCACTAAGAAAATCTAATATTATAACACCATAGAGTCCAAACTGGCTTAGGCCTACTCGCACACCAGGCAAACCACACACGCACACCAACCCACTTATATTTTTATCACCACTTTGTGTAAAAGGATTAACCTGGATGGGTGACATAGACTTTAGTGGCATTATATATTGGTGTATCTCACCTTAGGCTAATGTGAGACTAAACTCCTAAACTcacatgcacacatgcacatgGGACACTATGGGGCCTATTTCAAATTGGGCCGAGATGTCACCCCCTCCCCGGTAAAGGGTTCGACATCCTCACTGGCTCAACATACCCACAACTAGGGCAAACAACCATGAATGTTCTATCTTGGCACACGTTCATACGTCCAATGCCGGCACATGTACCATTCTGTGCGACCACTTAGGGCCCGCACACACCATGCGCCACATGTCTGCACCCCTACAACAAAGTGACAACAGGGGTAGCAGGGCCAAGTAGGGCAAAGTTCATGATGGCGTCCGTTGATGTATCACGCTCGTGCCTACCGTTGAACTACGCCCATTTCCCGCCTCTAGACTCATTGGAGCTTAGCTGTCCCCAGCTCTAGTACTTTGCATGTTGCCCTCTATCCAACATCGACTCCGGTCGGCACCGCAACCGTCGTTAAACCACGGTCGTGCCCTGTAGCATCACCGACCTCTCGCTCCATGGAAGGTAGCACCTGATATTGGGATCATGTCGGCCTCTATCGTCCTCTGGGCGTCGGGGCACCAAGTTTGGGCGGTATGGCATCGTGGCTGTCactagggtttggtggcatCCCAAACATACCTGATCATGGGTAGCCTGGATCGGCATACCGACTCGACCTGGCCCGAAAAAGCCCGACCAGGCCCGACCCGACCAGTGTACGGGTTGGGCTCGAGCTTCAAAACCAGGCATGTGGTTCCTTTTGGGTCGGGCTCAAGCTTTAAAAATATACTCGAAACCCGAAAAAACCTAAATCTGGCCCCAAAAACCCGAGAAAACCCCAAAAAACATCAAGCTCGGCCCGGGCTCAAGCTTGTGGTTTTCCAGTCGGGCTTTTCAAAGCCCGACCTAAAACCCAGCTTGACCCAATGTTTGAACAGGTCTAATCCCAAACATCAAGCGAGTCATGGAGTCAGTGAACAGGGAGGGGTGCAGTCAAGCAGAGTCACAAACAAAAGACGAATCATACCAAGTAAACGGAGCATGGAGGGGATTCTACAATTGGGTCATCGAGGGTTAGGGCGTTGTCACATTAGGTCAATAGGCCACGACTGATCCATGTCCACATGGACCACAACCTCACATTCACAGGCCCATACATCCATACCTATTCGGTTGGTTGCTTCTTCCTTGTCTAGACACGACACCAATGTGATTTCCTACCTGCTCGACTCTGGCAACCTAGGGGCTCAGCTGGGGTGCAAGATGTCGGTTGTTGTGCCACCGGGTCGCTACCTCATATTGTCGTAGGGGGCGATCTACCTTTGCTTCAAGGTTGGAACTCAAGAGAGTGTAACAAAGTAAACAAGTGCTTAGCTATGTCAGACTCCATGAGAATTCGATGAAAATGGTGTGGAGAGCTACTTCCTCGTACCCATCCATTAGGACATCAATAGGGTCTCTAGCAATGtccataaaaatatattatttcaagTAGAAAGagtaatatattaaaaaactagTATTTATGATGAATCAAGTAACATCAAACTTATACTTTCTCTGTTTTTcaatacttgtcacttttgatcattttatttgtttttaaatactTGTCATTTCACATTTTTAGGTGTAGTTTCCAATTTTATCCCTACAAAATATCTCTTATTCACTTATTTACGTAGTTCCTAGAATATTTTAGCTAGTTTCTAAGGGTATTTTTGTCATTTCACATTTAAAATTTGTACTATAaacatgtataattttttaatgttgATAATCAAACTTTAAAAGATTTTGAACAACAACAATTCTAAGTGTACATATATTTGGGATCAGATGTAGTAGCAAAGAGGCCAGTGGCAATCCGACCGAGTGAGGAAGACTACCCAACCAATCCGTGTCTCCATTAGATGCTTCACTCACTATTTGTCTTAGCTGTAATGAAGTAGCAGATGCTGACAACCAATCTGACAAATTAATCTTTTCTGATCCCTAGTGCCCAAAACACTAATCCGGGTTTAACTATCTGCCTAATCACAAACAGACGAACGGGTTAGCTCCCAAATGACGCAGGAGCAGGACCCAAGCATTCCCGAATCAGACGCCATCCCGTGGTCCGTGGCCGACTCCCGAATTCCGAACgctcccggccgccgccgccgccgccgtctctgACGCCTTCACCATGGCGCCTCCCACGTGGTGGGCCCGTCCAGCCATCCCGCCACGTTTCCCTCTCCCATTGGCTACAATGCATCATACCCCACCTGCCAGCGTCATGACTTAACCCACCGCCTGGGAGCGCGGCACGGGTCAAACTCCCGctgcgtcgtcgtcgtctcctTCCCCCCAACTCCCCGCGGCAGCGCCTCCCCCGCCTCGGGCTCTAATGGCTCTCGGCTCCGGCAGCTAGGGTTTCTTCCTCGCCGTCCCCATggcgcctcctctcctcctgcgcctgctcctcctcgccgcggccgcgtcggccgcggcggcggcgggggacggCTGCAGCTCCGGCTGCGACCTCGCGCTGGGCTCCTACTACATCTCGCGGAACCAGAACCTCACCTACATCTCGAGCCTCTTCGACATCAGCGACTACCACACGCTCGGGCCCTACAACCTCAAGTACCCCAACCTGAACTTCATCCCTGCCGGCGAGCGCGTCAACGTCTACTTCCGCTGCAGCTGCCTCGCGCTCCCGAGGGCGCCCTTCTCTACCTACCTGGCTGCCTCCCTCCCCCACAAGGTCTCCACCGGCAATACCTACACCAGCATCGCCGCCAATTTCAACAACCTCACCACCATCGACTGGCTGAAGGCCACCAACAGCTACCCGGAAAACAATATCCCCAATACCGGCACGGTGAACGTCACCGTCAACTGCTCCTGCGGGAACCCGGCGGTGTCGGAGGTCTACGGGCTGTTCCTGACCTACCCGCTCAGGGGCAACGAAACTCTCGCCTCCGTCGCGGCGAACAACAACTTCTCGTCGCCGTCACAGATGGACCTGCTCAGGAAGTATAACCCTGGCATGGACGGCGTGACGGGAAGCGGGCTCGTCTATATCCCCGTCAAAGGTGAGGATTTGTAGCTCTTTGttgatgctgctgctgttgtgtgATGTGAATTGTGGAGAATTCAGTACAATTTTACCTTGGTTTTGCCAGAAATGGAGGATTTTTTGGGATTGTTACTGTAGGGAATTGGGTTTCTCTGCCAAATTGTATGGTAATCTACGCTTGTAGCTAGGAATGGAGGTGTTTTGTGCGTACTGTCGTCAGGTGTTTAATAGGGTGCGCGAAATTGATTTAGGTTTGCTTTTTGAAGGAAGGATCACTTGCATTAGCTAATATTCCTATTTACAGTTACTTTGATTGTGTTTGCAACTAGACAAATATCTGACTGATTTGGTTATGGCACTGAGACACATATTGCTTGACATACATTTGCTACCACAAATTGGTTGATGTTTGATGTATGTTACCAATTCCATGTGTTGGTTGGTTCATGGCAGCATTTCTGCATGCACAGGTACTCAATAAGCAAACGTTTCCTGGTCTATTTGGGAGGCTAAAACTATCTTAATACAAATTCGATAGACAAATTACAGTGAAGTCCGCGACGCATTTGCTGATCCCTGATAGTGTGCAGTTACAGGGGTGTGTTTTGCTTGCTTGATTCAATTAATTGCAGTTATTTCGCTCCATCTTTTTCCTTGACAATGCTGTTAGCATCAACTGCATAATCTGTTGAATTGATCTTGTCTTGCTAAAATGGTTTACTCTGTTTTTTTGGTTCTCCAGATCCCACTGGAAGTTACCGTCCTTTAAAATCATCAGGGTAAGTGCTGCTGTGGTGCTGCCTGCTATATTGTCTTGCAATAATATTCACTTGAATATTATTAACTCTTGTGCACCCATGTTGATAAGTATCCTCATCTTGTGCAGTACAGGAAGCTCTGCCCCTTTGCGAGCTAATTATGCTTTCGCATTAAGGTTTTTGCAAGAAAAACTGGATGCCAGTGATTCTTGTAagaaattatgattttttactCATTGTCAATGTCATCCACTCGGGCCAGGAAATGGAGCTTCTGTAGGAGCTATAGCAGGAGGAGTTGTGGGTGGTGTTGTTGCACTGCTCCTGGGTGTCTTTTTATACATCATGTTCTATAGGCGAAGAAAGACGAAAAAGGGTGCCCTGCTTCCATCATCTGAAGGTTCTACCCAACTTGGTAATGATATTGTGGGATTCTCTTTCTGTTTATATGACCATGTAACGGAAAGTTATTCTTTTAACATCTTTTGTAGAAAAGCATTTGTAATTCTGATTTCACTGTTGTGAGTTATTTTTTGTCCTTTGTTCATATCAGTAATGTTCCTACAAGGATAGATGTTGGTTTTGGTGGTTTGAGGTTCTGATGCTTTCGATGCTTAGATAATTACCTTGTGAAGCAATTATTTGTGTGTCCAAAAACCTGGAAATCTTGATGAGTAAAATAGTAAATAGAGTTTATGACCTATATGTATTTTCGATGTACCAAGAAGTCTTTGGTACGTCCGAAGTACACATAAGTGTACTTTTGAGCACACAGAGAGTTAGTCAACCTTGAATACTGTATCCTCtatccctttttttctttttttgtttagtTATCTTTTTTATTGACAATTAAAATGGAATGGAGCTTCTACAATTTCTAAACTACTACTATTTTATTTCTCCAGCATCCATGGATAAAGTTTCACAGTCAACTAGTCAAGCTGATAGAGCCTCACAAGTTCCAGGAATCACAGTTGACAAATCAGTAGAGTTCTCGTATGAAGAACTTTTTAATGCCACAGAGGGATTTAGCATGAGTAATAAAATCGGGCAAGGTGGTTTTGGCGCTGTCTATTATGCTGAGCTCAGAGGCGAGGTTAGTTCAAACTTTCCCAGTTGCATGGATCGTAAACATATGAAAGTGCATTTCACAAACCCGCGAACATGTTCCCGCCTTCCTGTGGGGGTTTGCACATGCAAATGATAAAAGAATATAAATCTGTGATGGTCCatcattcttaaaaaaaactcgatcaTGGTGAGAAGATGTCCCCTTGGCTTTGTCTTAAGAGAGGGAAGTACCAAACGCTTTAGGGAGGTACTCACACGACCTGCGAACACCTGGGTTCAAGCCCGGGTGGGCGGCCTCTCAACTGGAGGCTCCACCAACCAAGCTATCGTTCTGGTCATGCAAACATTACAACCTCTTCTTCAGCTACTACAGCATCAATGGATAAAGTTTCACAGTCAACTAGTCAAGCTGATAGAGCCTCACAAGTTCCAGGAATCACAGTTGACAAATCAGTAGAGTTCTCGTATGAAGAACTTTTTAATGCCACAGAGGGATTTCGCATGAGTAATAAAATCGGGCAAGGTGGTTTTGGCGCTGTCTATTATGCTGAGCTCAGAGGCGAGGTTAGTTCAAACTTTCCCAATTGCATGGATCATAAACATATGAAAGTGCATTTCACAAACCTGCGAACATGTTCCCGCCTTCCTGTGGGGGTTTGCACATGCAAATGATAAAAGAATATAAATCTGTGATGGTCCatcattcttaaaaaaaaaactcgatcaaTGGGAGAAGACGTCCCCTTGGCTTTATCTTAAGAGAGGGGAGTACCAAACCCTTTAGGGAGGTACTCACACGATCTGTGAGCACCTAAGTTCGAGTCCATGTGGGCGTCCTCTCAACTGGAGGCTCCACCAACCAAGCTATCATTGTGATCATGCAAACATTACAGCCTGTTCTTCATTTGAAATGACTTGCTTTGGTGTCTCCAGAAAGCTGCCATAAAGAAAATGGATATGCAGGCTACTCATGAGTTCCTTGCTGAGTTAAAGGTTTTGACACATGTTCATCATCTGAATCTGGTTAGTGATTCCTTCATAACCCCCCTCCCACCCCCCTTGCGCACACATTTATGTTTGGAGAAGTCACTATTGGGAAATTTTAAATGTAAAATACTTCTTATTCTGATGTAGTACACATCAACTTACTCGTGCATTTATTCTATTACttttatatttgtttatatTGCCTGGATTTCAATACTCTCCTTTGAATTCTGTTTGCTCCGGAGCAGAAAAAGTTCCGCGATGGAATTAACAACTTTATGTACATTCTAGGTGGGGTTACTATAAAATTCACATCCTAGTGATAAAATATTACTTTTAGCTGAATGTCAGGTAGCACTAATTGCAGGTTTTCATCAGAACTCTCAAGAGCACAATGGTGAGGGTTGTATATGCCTAGATGAACTGCTTTTCTGTATTGGTACCTTTTACAAGTCACAGCTTCACTGGGAAAGAGTGCCACGAGTATCAATATCATTTCTGGATGAAATTATGTGTTATTCACTCATTGATGATGGATGACATCACCCTTGTACATGAAGATTGTGCATATCAATCTTTCACATCACttaaaaaaactcgaccaacctaggaggaaTTAGGTGGCATcgtaaataagaagaaataggcaccTAAATTCGCGTCGAAGGGGACCCGAACTTGGGTAGTCTAGGTATACATCCACAACCTCAGCCAACTGAGCTAGGCTCAATTCCTCTTTCACATCACTTAAATTGAAATGGTTGTCACTCAGTATGACTAAGTGTAGTTCCTTAATGTCTTCCATTGTGAGTTGAGGAAATATATGGGTTTGGCCTTTTTTATCCTTGTATTCCAGTCTTACCGAAAtggtatcattttttttctgtaGGTAGGAACAATCATGTACTTTCCCTGTTATCTTCATTCAGGTTAAtccttatatttttctttttgctgccATTCTCAATGTTTATTTCACACAGGTGCGCTTGATTGGTTATTGCACTGAGAGTTCTTTGTTCCTTGTCTATGAGTATATCGAGAATGGAAACTTAAGCCAGCATTTACGTGGAACTGGTAATCTGTCGCCTCTTAGATCAGCTGGCTGTGCCTATTCTTATGCTTCCTGCAAATTAATCTCAATACACATTTATATAGGTTATGAGCATCTGTCGTGGACTGCCAGGGTTCAAATTGCACTAGATTCAGCAAGAGGTCTTGAGTACATTCATGAACATACGGTTCCAGTATACATACATCGGGATATCAAATCAGCAAACATTTTGATAGACAAGAACTACCGAGCAAAGGTTGGAATAGTTCATGGGTGTTTTAAAATGTTTTCCCCATTCTTCATGTAATAATTATGTCTAGAATGCAGGTTGCAGATTTTGGTTTAGCAAAACTTACAGAAGTTGGTAATACATCACTGCCCACACGTGGAATTGTTGGTACATTTGGTTACATGCCTCCAGAGTACGTGTCATTGCGTATTTGTGCAAACTGCAGAGTACCACCATCTGTGATAAATGCTGATATCTATGGGATATGACATTTGCAGATATGCTCGATATGGTGATGTTTCTCCTAAGGTTGATGTCTATGCCTTTGGCGTTGTTCTCTATGAACTTATTTCAGCTAAAGAAGCTATTGTCAGATCAACTGAGTCTTCTAGTGATTCAAAGGGATTGGTTTATCTGGTAATTGGCCTTCTAAACCAACCTTTTTTACTTTCTGCTTCTAGGGGACTCACCAGCGGTCTGGTTACACATGGGTTCTAGTTCTAGTATTGGCCCGGCTGCCATTCTCATTTAGTATTGGCTCACCAGCGGTCTGGTTACACACGGGTTCTAGTTCTAGTATTGGCTTGGCTGCCATTCTCATTTAGTAAAAAATGCCAGAGGTACTGGCCAGTTTCTCAAGGAAAGAAAAAATTTCTGCTCTTGTGCTTCATTACCACGAGGGTAGTTGTTAATTCCCAGTGTAAAATCTGTGTGCATTAGCTCTTAGTACATCCAGCTCTGAATAATTGTTTTGATCTCATCATCTGTTATTCCTTTGACTTCCATGTTTATAAATGAGGCATACATTTGATCTTGCATTTCTCATTTGTTGTCATGTGTTCGTGGATGTTTAGGCAATAGACAATAGAGCAGATTTTTTTATTGCAAGCATATTCGTAACACTTCATTTCAAAGCAATTGTACAGGCTTTGGATGCTTGCTGTAGTTCAATCATTACCTGCTTAAAGCAATAATACAGGCTTTTGATGACTCACCAACCACCATACTGAAAACTGCAGTTTGAGGAGGCTCTCAACATACCTGATCCAAAGGAAGGCCTTCAGAATCTGATTGATCCGGTGCTAGGCAAGGATTATCCCATCGACTCCATTCTCAAGGTTAGAACCACGCACTGGATGACCGATGTTGCTGCAAAATTACCTTTATCCTCTTTGCTATGTCTCACAAAATATGCAGGCTTAACACGTCGTTCGCCTTTTGTAGATGACAGCCCTCGCAAGGGCATGCACACAGGAAGACCCCAAGTTGAGACCCACGATGAGATCCGTGGTCGTCGCGCTGATGACACTCTCATCCACGAGCGAGTTCTGGGACATGAACACTATCCAGGAGAACCAAGGTCTGGTGAACCTCATGTCCGGGAGATAACTCTCTTGCATTTGTAGCTTGCCCCTGGGAGTTGTACATTAGGGCACATTTTGAACTGTCCGAAGCCGTCCAGTAAGGAGGACAGAATGACAGCATCCTTTTAGCTATCCACATGTAATTTTCTTGTCGGTCTAGGATTTCGTCTCGTcgtgttttctttctttttgttcttgGACAGCAGTGTGAGCTCATTGTACGTCCTCAGCACGTGTAATTTACCTGTAAGATGCTCGATTTTGCGTCCAAATGGAAATAAATGATATCCTGTTACGTAGCTATCTCGTGTTGCCTGTTTTTGGTGTTGTCACTAGAGCTGATAGAAACGTGCGATTGCAACACTGAAAATGGAGTCGTCTATCTCTCTATATGTGTATATTTATGTGTGGCTGTGTGCATGTCAAGTAATACAGAGATTGAAAATAAACTCATGTACGGTTTTATTAGCTTGATATAAGGACGAGAGTTaataaagttttaattttcaaaaaatgtATATTTATGTGGACCGAGAAGTGTTTATCTCGATTTGGAACAGCAGTAACAATGTGGCCGATGCCATGAGGCAGTAGCCAAGCGTGGACATGTCGCTGGGATATGCTACAGCAGCGTACCAAGCGATGAAGCGTCAAAGTCCCTGTTGCCGTGGGGGCTATCAGACTCTTcctgttcttcttctttcttggaAAACCGGACTCTTCCTGTTTTGTGGTGACCGAAACTTTTATTGCCATGATGATGTAAAACACCTAAACATGTTATGGATCAACTAGTGAAGTATCATACTTTgtacataaaataaattttagacACGTGACACGTCAATCAAAATATGTTAGGTATAGTCTTATGcatcaagcaaaaaaaaaaaaaaaaaaaagataagcatTTCTAGAACAAATTTAAGTTACTATGTGTAGGTTGAGCAAGAATCAGCAAGTTGAGATGGCCGAGTTGGTCTAAGGCGCCAGATTAAGGTTCTGGTCCGAAAGGGCGTGGGTTCAAATCCCACTCTCAACAGAAtcttt
Protein-coding regions in this window:
- the LOC133894943 gene encoding chitin elicitor receptor kinase 1-like isoform X2; the encoded protein is MAPPLLLRLLLLAAAASAAAAAGDGCSSGCDLALGSYYISRNQNLTYISSLFDISDYHTLGPYNLKYPNLNFIPAGERVNVYFRCSCLALPRAPFSTYLAASLPHKVSTGNTYTSIAANFNNLTTIDWLKATNSYPENNIPNTGTVNVTVNCSCGNPAVSEVYGLFLTYPLRGNETLASVAANNNFSSPSQMDLLRKYNPGMDGVTGSGLVYIPVKDPTGSYRPLKSSGNGASVGAIAGGVVGGVVALLLGVFLYIMFYRRRKTKKGALLPSSEGSTQLASMDKVSQSTSQADRASQVPGITVDKSVEFSYEELFNATEGFSMSNKIGQGGFGAVYYAELRGEKAAIKKMDMQATHEFLAELKVLTHVHHLNLVRLIGYCTESSLFLVYEYIENGNLSQHLRGTGYEHLSWTARVQIALDSARGLEYIHEHTVPVYIHRDIKSANILIDKNYRAKVADFGLAKLTEVGNTSLPTRGIVGTFGYMPPEYARYGDVSPKVDVYAFGVVLYELISAKEAIVRSTESSSDSKGLVYLFEEALNIPDPKEGLQNLIDPVLGKDYPIDSILKMTALARACTQEDPKLRPTMRSVVVALMTLSSTSEFWDMNTIQENQGLVNLMSGR
- the LOC133894943 gene encoding chitin elicitor receptor kinase 1-like isoform X1, whose translation is MAPPLLLRLLLLAAAASAAAAAGDGCSSGCDLALGSYYISRNQNLTYISSLFDISDYHTLGPYNLKYPNLNFIPAGERVNVYFRCSCLALPRAPFSTYLAASLPHKVSTGNTYTSIAANFNNLTTIDWLKATNSYPENNIPNTGTVNVTVNCSCGNPAVSEVYGLFLTYPLRGNETLASVAANNNFSSPSQMDLLRKYNPGMDGVTGSGLVYIPVKDPTGSYRPLKSSGNGASVGAIAGGVVGGVVALLLGVFLYIMFYRRRKTKKGALLPSSEGSTQLATTASMDKVSQSTSQADRASQVPGITVDKSVEFSYEELFNATEGFRMSNKIGQGGFGAVYYAELRGEKAAIKKMDMQATHEFLAELKVLTHVHHLNLVRLIGYCTESSLFLVYEYIENGNLSQHLRGTGYEHLSWTARVQIALDSARGLEYIHEHTVPVYIHRDIKSANILIDKNYRAKVADFGLAKLTEVGNTSLPTRGIVGTFGYMPPEYARYGDVSPKVDVYAFGVVLYELISAKEAIVRSTESSSDSKGLVYLFEEALNIPDPKEGLQNLIDPVLGKDYPIDSILKMTALARACTQEDPKLRPTMRSVVVALMTLSSTSEFWDMNTIQENQGLVNLMSGR